TAATCGACTCCGAAGCAATTACCCAACCAATCCGCAAACCTGGTGAAAGGGTCTTTGATACCGTCCCTAAATAGATAATATCACCCTTCTGATCCATTTGTTTGAGTGGTTGAGGGGATCGGTCTTCAAAATACAATTCTTGGTAAGCCCCATCTTCAATAATCGGAATCCGATTAAATGAACAATAGTCAAAAAGGGCTTGCTTGCGCTGGTCAGACATCGTGATTCCGGTCGGATTATGATTGGTTGGAATGGTGTAAAGAATTCGGGTTCGTTTGTCAGCCATGGGAATCTGGTGATGTAAAATCCCTTCTGCGTCCATTGGAATGTTTTCTAAAGCAATTCCCGCGGATTGAAAAATCTGCAGGGATTTCAGGTACGTTGGCGCTTCAGTATAAACCACCGAATCGGCCGAAAGAATACAAACGGATATCAGTTGCAATGCCTGTAAAGACCCTGATGTAATCAAAATCTGCTCCGGATTAGTCATAATCCCTATTTTTTTTACATGTTCGGCAATGGCACAGCGCAACTCATAAAGGCCTGAAGCTTCCAGATAATTTAAAGACTGAATATTTTCCAGAGATTTTACGGCTTTCTTCCACAGTTCGGCCGGAAACAGGGCCGGGTCCAGTTCACCAGTGCCAAGGCGAAGCATCCCGGGGGTAAATTCCAGACGATTAATAACCTGAATCATCGCCTGGTTAGACTTAAAACTGCCAATGTTCATATACCGATTCCAGATGTTATTTTCGGATAACAACACTGCCCAAGTATTGCTGATAATCCGAGTTCCGCCTTTATAATTACTTTCGATGATTCCAGATGCAGCCAGTTCATCCATTGCCATGGTAATGGTGCTCCGGTTGACCGCCAATCGGGTTGCCAGATCGCGCTGCGAGGGCAACTGGGTGCCCACTTCCCATGCGCCCGATTGAATCTGGCAACAGATAAAGTGAATAATCTGTCGGTAGAGCGGAATATCTGAGTTACGGTCAGGCAACCACGTAAAGGTGCAGGTTTGTTTTTTATTCATAAATCTCCTTTTGGTTGGTCTGAAAATGATATATGGCTGGTTACAATTAATCAATTTTCATTTATGCTATACGTGTATAGTCATTATATCAGAAAGAAATGTTGGCCGTAAAATGATTAAGGAGTTTTTATGTATTATTTTTTACAAGGCACTCTTATGGGGTTTGCTTATGTCGCCCCGATTGGAATGCAAAATATGTTTGTAATTAACGGCGCTTTGGCTCATAGCCGAAAACAAGCTGTTTTGGTTGGGTTAAGCGTTGCTTTTTTCGATGTTACCCTGGCACTTTCCTGTTTCTATGGTATTGGCGCCCTGATGGATCATTATGACTGGTTAAAAAAGCTGGTCTTGTTGATCGGCAGTTTGATCATCATTTATATTGGCATCTCATTGATTAAAGCTAAAACTGATGTCAACCGTCAAGAAAGTTCGGTCTTATCGCTCCGTAAACTGGTTGTCTCCGCCTTTGTAGTGACCTGGTTCAATCCCCAGGCATTGATCGACGGAACCATGATGTTAGGCGCTTTTCGCGTCTCTCTGCCAACGGATGATGCCCACTTTTTTATTATTGGTGTCGCCTTTGCCTCTTTTATCTGGTTTAATGGCCTCGCCTTAACCTCATCATTTTTTGGCAATCTTATCAAAGGTAAGGTTTTACGTTATCTCAATCTTGCTTGTGGCAGTGTTATTATTATTTACGGTCTTTTACTGATGCTGCGACTGATTCAAATGATCGTTTAAATTGATTATCCGCCAACTTACCACATCACAAAAAAGACTGCCCCGATTCTGCCTATGCAAAATCGATGCAGTCTCTAAATGCTGTTAAGCTGTTTTCTGATTGAATACTATCACGACAACGGTGTTCCGCCCAATTTTTCCCCCTTAGTTTCTTGCCAAATCTCTTTTTCGGGAATAATCGTCATCAAACATTTGTCATCATCCCTTTTGATTCCTCATTGTCTCAGAAAAACCGCGTTTTAATGTCTTTATCCGCTTGCTCAAACTCTGCTTAACGATTTCACTGTCTTCTGCTACTTCAAATCCATGAATGGTTCCCCTGGTCTGATTCAGTTCAACCAAAACACCACTTTCTTTTAAAGCCTCTGCATAATTAATCCCTTCATCTCGCAGGCAATCAAATTCGGCAACCTCAATGTAGGCCGCCGGCAAATTGTCAAAAGAATCGGCTTCCATCGGAGAAGCATATGCTTTGTTAAAATGAACATCCTGTCCCAGATAAAGCTGCCACATTTTTTGATTCTGTTTCCCATTCCAAAGCGGCGTATCGATAAATTCTTTGACCGATTCCGTTATCTGTCGGGCATCGGTTACCGGGTAGATCAACATCTGAAAGCAGATTCGCGGTGCTTTACGATCACGCGCCATTAAACACACCGCTGCCGCCAGCGCTCCACCGGCACTGTCACCGCCGATCGCAATTTTAGCGGGATCAATGGCGATTGCTTCGGCATTTTCATAAACCCATTTAAATGCAGCATAGGCATCTTCAACTCCAACTGGAAAGGGATATTTGGGGGCCAGTCGATAATCAACAAAAACCACCTTACAGGGTGTTCTTAATACATATTCACAAATCAAATGTTTATGAAATGCGGCCGATTTTAAAACAAAAGCTCCGCCATGAAGATAAATCAGACAGGGTAAGATTCCTGCACACGCTTCGGGTTCGTAAATAATAATCTCAATTGATTCGTTCTGATAACCCGGAATCTTTTTTTTAATTTCACGCACCCCGTTATCTGGTTTCCTTTTATTAAAGCTTGTCTCTATCATGCCATTCATTAATGGCAAAAGGATTGGCGATATCGGGGTTTTGATCTTTTCATATTTTTTAAAATCACGATGGATTGGGTATTTGCTCAAGCTGTCCTCCAACTGTTAAATTCAAGTTCTAAAATCTAATA
This is a stretch of genomic DNA from Acetobacterium woodii DSM 1030. It encodes these proteins:
- a CDS encoding alpha/beta hydrolase; protein product: MSKYPIHRDFKKYEKIKTPISPILLPLMNGMIETSFNKRKPDNGVREIKKKIPGYQNESIEIIIYEPEACAGILPCLIYLHGGAFVLKSAAFHKHLICEYVLRTPCKVVFVDYRLAPKYPFPVGVEDAYAAFKWVYENAEAIAIDPAKIAIGGDSAGGALAAAVCLMARDRKAPRICFQMLIYPVTDARQITESVKEFIDTPLWNGKQNQKMWQLYLGQDVHFNKAYASPMEADSFDNLPAAYIEVAEFDCLRDEGINYAEALKESGVLVELNQTRGTIHGFEVAEDSEIVKQSLSKRIKTLKRGFSETMRNQKG
- a CDS encoding LysE/ArgO family amino acid transporter; protein product: MYYFLQGTLMGFAYVAPIGMQNMFVINGALAHSRKQAVLVGLSVAFFDVTLALSCFYGIGALMDHYDWLKKLVLLIGSLIIIYIGISLIKAKTDVNRQESSVLSLRKLVVSAFVVTWFNPQALIDGTMMLGAFRVSLPTDDAHFFIIGVAFASFIWFNGLALTSSFFGNLIKGKVLRYLNLACGSVIIIYGLLLMLRLIQMIV
- the pdxR gene encoding MocR-like pyridoxine biosynthesis transcription factor PdxR, with amino-acid sequence MNKKQTCTFTWLPDRNSDIPLYRQIIHFICCQIQSGAWEVGTQLPSQRDLATRLAVNRSTITMAMDELAASGIIESNYKGGTRIISNTWAVLLSENNIWNRYMNIGSFKSNQAMIQVINRLEFTPGMLRLGTGELDPALFPAELWKKAVKSLENIQSLNYLEASGLYELRCAIAEHVKKIGIMTNPEQILITSGSLQALQLISVCILSADSVVYTEAPTYLKSLQIFQSAGIALENIPMDAEGILHHQIPMADKRTRILYTIPTNHNPTGITMSDQRKQALFDYCSFNRIPIIEDGAYQELYFEDRSPQPLKQMDQKGDIIYLGTVSKTLSPGLRIGWVIASESIINRLGDVKMQMDYGASSVSQWLLTEFLTSGMYEKHLAQIRKEMQQRRDHAIRMIDKYLGDQVTYRIPQGGFYIWMRFNKKIPMQKLFEEAVKVNVLLNLGDIYDYKPTNALRISYSYLNCKEFAEAIKKLAAIINRIR